One window of Tenacibaculum maritimum NCIMB 2154 genomic DNA carries:
- a CDS encoding valine--tRNA ligase, whose product MNIPSKYNASEVESKWYDYWMKHNYFHSEVDDREPYTIVIPPPNVTGVLHMGHMLNNTIQDVLIRRARLQGKNACWVPGTDHASIATEAKVVARLKEQGIEKNDLTREEFLAHAWEWKHEYGGIILEQLKKLGASCDWDRTAFTMDPELSESVIKVFVGLYNKGLIYRGYRMVNWDPEAKTTLSDEEVIHEERQGNLYYLKYRVEGSEDTLTVATTRPETIFGDTAICINPNDERFTHLKGKKAIVPLCNRVVPIIEDEYVDVEFGTGCLKVTPAHDENDKKLGDKHTLEVIDIFNDDASLNSFGLHYQGKDRFVVRKEIAKELEEKGFLVKTEVHMNKVGTSERTKAVIEPRLSDQWFLKMEELVKPAIEAVLGEDSEVKLYPKKFENTYRHWMENIRDWNISRQLWWGQQIPAYFYGEGKEDFVVAETIEEAVKLAQDKTKNSALTAIDLKQDPDALDTWFSSWLWPMSVFDGIRNPENKEIKYYYPTNDLVTGPDILFFWVARMIIAGYEYKDERPFENVYLTGLVRDKQRRKMSKSLGNSPDALKLIDDYGADGVRVGLLLSSAAGNDLMFDEDLCQQGKGFANKIWNAFRLIKGWEIDENLAQPETAKIGLQWYDAKFQKVRSEIEDHFSKYRLSDALMAIYKLIMDDFSSWLLEIVKPGYQQPIDAKTYNSIIEVLENNLKILHPFMPFLTEEIWQYITERTSEEALVIARYPEIKDSDEQIITDFEFAMEVVSGIRTVRKEKNIPFREAVELSLVNNEGYTKEFDVIIKKLTNLSAVKYVTEKVEGAASFRVKSNEYFIPISMDNIDVEAEKVKLNAELKRAEGFLFGIQKKLSNERFVGNAPEKVIALERKKESDTVAKIETIKASLISLG is encoded by the coding sequence ATGAACATTCCTTCTAAATATAATGCAAGTGAAGTAGAAAGTAAGTGGTACGATTACTGGATGAAACATAATTATTTTCATTCAGAAGTAGATGATCGAGAACCTTATACCATTGTAATTCCTCCACCGAATGTAACAGGAGTCTTACATATGGGACATATGTTAAATAATACAATTCAAGATGTATTAATTCGTCGAGCGCGATTACAAGGGAAAAATGCTTGTTGGGTGCCAGGAACGGATCATGCATCAATAGCAACTGAAGCAAAGGTTGTGGCTAGATTAAAAGAGCAAGGAATTGAGAAAAATGATTTAACTAGAGAAGAGTTTTTAGCGCATGCATGGGAATGGAAGCATGAATATGGAGGAATTATTTTGGAGCAATTGAAAAAGTTGGGAGCATCTTGTGATTGGGATAGAACAGCTTTTACTATGGATCCTGAATTATCCGAATCTGTTATAAAGGTTTTTGTTGGCCTATACAATAAAGGGCTTATTTATCGTGGTTATAGAATGGTAAATTGGGATCCGGAAGCAAAAACAACACTGTCTGATGAAGAAGTGATTCATGAAGAACGCCAAGGAAACTTATACTATTTGAAATACAGAGTGGAAGGCTCAGAAGATACATTAACGGTAGCAACTACAAGACCAGAAACCATTTTTGGAGATACAGCAATATGTATCAATCCTAACGATGAGCGATTTACTCATTTAAAGGGGAAAAAAGCAATAGTACCATTATGCAATAGAGTAGTACCTATTATAGAAGATGAATACGTTGATGTAGAGTTTGGTACAGGATGTTTAAAAGTAACTCCTGCTCATGATGAGAATGATAAAAAATTAGGAGATAAGCATACGTTAGAAGTTATTGATATTTTTAATGACGATGCTAGTTTAAATTCTTTTGGATTGCATTATCAAGGAAAAGATCGCTTTGTAGTTCGTAAAGAAATAGCCAAAGAGTTAGAAGAAAAAGGTTTTCTAGTAAAAACAGAAGTTCATATGAATAAGGTAGGAACTTCAGAAAGAACAAAAGCAGTGATAGAACCTAGATTATCGGATCAATGGTTCTTAAAGATGGAAGAGTTAGTAAAACCAGCGATAGAAGCTGTTTTAGGAGAAGATAGTGAGGTAAAATTATATCCAAAGAAGTTTGAAAACACATATCGCCATTGGATGGAGAATATTCGCGATTGGAATATTTCTCGTCAATTATGGTGGGGGCAGCAAATACCTGCATATTTCTATGGAGAAGGAAAGGAAGATTTTGTGGTAGCTGAAACGATAGAAGAGGCGGTAAAATTAGCGCAGGATAAAACTAAAAACTCTGCATTGACAGCTATTGATTTAAAACAAGATCCAGATGCATTAGACACATGGTTTTCTTCATGGTTATGGCCAATGTCTGTTTTTGATGGTATTCGAAATCCAGAAAATAAAGAAATTAAATATTATTATCCTACAAATGACTTGGTTACAGGGCCAGATATATTATTTTTCTGGGTTGCACGTATGATTATTGCAGGTTATGAATATAAAGATGAGCGTCCTTTTGAAAATGTATATTTAACAGGATTAGTACGTGATAAGCAACGAAGAAAGATGTCTAAGTCATTAGGAAACTCACCAGATGCTTTAAAGCTAATAGATGATTATGGAGCAGATGGGGTTCGTGTAGGCTTATTGTTGAGTTCTGCTGCTGGTAACGACTTGATGTTTGATGAAGACTTATGCCAGCAAGGAAAAGGATTTGCTAATAAAATATGGAATGCTTTCCGGTTAATAAAAGGATGGGAAATTGATGAAAACTTAGCACAGCCAGAAACAGCAAAAATAGGGCTGCAATGGTATGATGCAAAGTTTCAAAAAGTACGGTCTGAAATAGAGGATCACTTTAGTAAATATCGTTTATCAGATGCACTGATGGCCATTTACAAATTAATCATGGATGATTTTTCATCATGGTTATTGGAGATTGTAAAACCAGGATATCAACAACCAATTGATGCTAAGACATATAATTCTATTATCGAAGTTTTAGAGAATAATTTAAAAATCTTACATCCATTTATGCCATTTTTAACAGAAGAAATATGGCAATATATTACAGAAAGAACTTCCGAAGAAGCGCTAGTAATTGCTAGGTATCCAGAAATAAAAGATTCTGATGAGCAAATAATAACTGATTTTGAGTTTGCTATGGAAGTGGTTTCAGGTATTAGAACTGTTAGAAAGGAAAAAAACATACCTTTTAGAGAAGCGGTAGAGTTATCATTAGTAAATAATGAAGGATATACTAAAGAATTTGATGTGATAATTAAAAAACTAACAAATTTATCAGCCGTTAAATATGTGACAGAAAAAGTAGAAGGTGCTGCTTCTTTTAGAGTGAAATCTAACGAATATTTTATACCTATATCTATGGATAATATAGATGTTGAAGCTGAAAAAGTAAAATTAAATGCAGAACTTAAAAGGGCTGAAGGTTTTTTATTCGGAATTCAGAAAAAATTATCAAACGAGCGCTTTGTAGGTAATGCACCAGAAAAAGTTATAGCATTAGAACGCAAAAAAGAATCAGATACAGTAGCTAAGATAGAAACGATTAAAGCTAGTTTAATTAGTTTGGGGTAG
- a CDS encoding DUF1573 domain-containing protein, whose amino-acid sequence MKKILSFAAICFITLTATSQEFKFEEETIDYGKIALGSEGKRVFEFTNIGDAPLIISDVKSTCGCTVPSKPEAPIMPGEKGKIEVSYDTKRLGGFSKAITIMSNAKGQERKMVKIKGYISKDITPKKEKSMTSSQS is encoded by the coding sequence ATGAAAAAAATATTATCATTTGCAGCTATTTGCTTTATAACTTTAACAGCTACTTCTCAAGAATTCAAATTTGAAGAAGAAACTATAGACTACGGAAAAATAGCTCTTGGATCTGAAGGAAAGAGAGTATTTGAATTTACCAATATAGGGGATGCTCCACTTATTATTAGCGATGTTAAATCTACTTGCGGGTGTACTGTTCCTAGTAAACCTGAAGCTCCAATTATGCCTGGAGAAAAGGGTAAGATTGAAGTTTCTTATGATACAAAAAGATTAGGTGGTTTTTCTAAAGCTATTACCATTATGTCTAATGCAAAAGGGCAAGAAAGAAAAATGGTAAAAATTAAAGGATATATCTCAAAAGATATAACTCCTAAAAAAGAAAAAAGCATGACTTCTTCTCAAAGCTAG
- a CDS encoding aspartyl protease family protein, translated as MKKYILLFIILLFCSKIKGQSGFYFSGDKKNKQSIRFKLINNLIVIPLEINGKPLSFILDTGVNKTILFNLSKKDSLDLRNARRIILRGLGSGAPVEALVSKGNQFKIKNLISEKEELCVILEDKFDISAKMGVTIHGIIGYSLFKNLIVNINYRTKKIAFYNPNTFDYPKCKRCEVFSLEFYKNKPYINTEIQLDTIENKKIAVKMLIDTGGSDALWLFEGSKKEIKTPKKYFNDFIGEGLSGTIYGHRARIPIAKLGSYEIKAPTVTFLDSISTFNARKFKERNGSFGGGALKRFKIWIDYPNKKITFKKNGSLSKGFFYNMSGLGIVYNGQELVQEEVKDQIIQMANGGSRNKGSFSFVTSYRYNFKPSYKVERVIKGSPGDLSGIKEGDEIKMINGRFSHEYNTLEEIISLFRTKPNKRIRMVVNRNGLKLKFEFRLRRRI; from the coding sequence TTGAAGAAATACATTCTTTTATTTATAATTCTCCTTTTTTGTAGCAAAATAAAAGGACAATCGGGTTTTTATTTTTCTGGAGATAAGAAAAATAAACAGTCTATTCGTTTTAAATTAATCAATAATTTAATCGTAATTCCTTTAGAAATCAACGGAAAACCACTTTCGTTTATTTTAGACACAGGAGTAAATAAGACTATTCTTTTTAATTTATCTAAGAAAGATAGTTTAGATTTGAGAAATGCGAGAAGAATAATTCTGAGAGGCTTAGGAAGTGGAGCCCCTGTAGAAGCTTTAGTATCTAAGGGGAATCAGTTTAAAATAAAAAACTTGATAAGTGAAAAAGAAGAATTATGTGTTATTTTAGAAGATAAATTTGATATTTCTGCTAAGATGGGAGTAACGATTCATGGGATAATAGGGTATAGTTTGTTCAAAAATCTAATAGTTAATATTAATTATAGAACTAAAAAAATAGCGTTTTATAACCCAAATACGTTTGATTATCCTAAGTGCAAGAGATGTGAAGTATTTTCACTAGAATTTTATAAAAACAAGCCGTATATAAATACGGAAATACAGTTAGACACCATTGAAAATAAAAAAATAGCTGTTAAAATGTTAATAGATACTGGAGGAAGTGATGCCTTATGGCTTTTTGAAGGAAGTAAAAAAGAGATAAAAACGCCTAAAAAATATTTTAATGATTTTATAGGAGAAGGGTTAAGTGGAACTATTTATGGACATAGAGCTAGAATACCTATAGCAAAATTAGGCAGCTATGAAATAAAAGCCCCAACGGTAACCTTTTTAGATTCGATATCTACATTTAATGCAAGAAAATTTAAAGAACGAAACGGTAGCTTTGGGGGAGGTGCTTTAAAACGATTTAAGATTTGGATTGATTATCCTAATAAGAAAATTACGTTCAAAAAAAATGGATCATTGAGTAAAGGGTTTTTCTATAATATGAGTGGTTTAGGGATTGTCTATAACGGTCAAGAATTAGTACAGGAAGAAGTTAAAGATCAAATAATACAAATGGCTAATGGAGGAAGTAGAAATAAAGGAAGTTTTTCTTTTGTAACAAGTTATAGGTATAATTTTAAACCTTCTTATAAAGTAGAACGTGTAATTAAAGGATCTCCTGGAGATTTGTCAGGCATAAAGGAGGGAGATGAAATTAAAATGATTAATGGAAGATTTTCTCATGAGTACAACACTTTGGAAGAGATCATTTCTTTATTCAGAACAAAACCAAATAAAAGGATAAGAATGGTTGTGAATAGGAATGGGCTCAAATTGAAATTTGAGTTTCGTTTAAGGAGGAGGATATAA